A region from the Equus asinus isolate D_3611 breed Donkey chromosome 3, EquAss-T2T_v2, whole genome shotgun sequence genome encodes:
- the SH3BP2 gene encoding SH3 domain-binding protein 2 isoform X2 yields MVQGPWQRSGAVDTVGNRGPPVQEPPSSTALTLSFMASEEMHWPVPMKAIGAQNLLTMPGGVAKAGYLHKKGGTQLQLLKWPLRFVIIHKRCIYYFKSSTSASPQGAFSLSGYNRVMRAAEETTSNNVFPFKIVHISKKHRTWFFSASSEDERKSWMALLRREIGHFHEKKELPPEASDSSSDTDSFYGAVERPVDISLSQYPTDNEDYEHDDEDDSYMEPDSPEPVKPEDALTHPPAYPPPPVPTPRKPAFSDVPRAHSFISKGLGPLLPPPPPKRGVSDAGPALEDSKRELPGLRRAEPGLRVPAASRRMSDPPVGSLPTVPSLQKSPCFRESTSPSPEPRVPSHGASSASSAATTATVASKNCDKLKSFHLSPRGLSTSEPPPVPANKPKFLKMTEEAPPREAAKPGLFVPPVAPRPPALKLPMPETTARPAVLPRPEKPPLPHLQRSPPDGQSFRSFSFEKPRRPSQVDTTRADTGGDDSDEDYEKVPLPNSVFVNTTESCEVERLFKATNPRGEPQDGLYCIRNSSTKSGKVLVVWDETFDKVRNYRIFEKDSKFYLESEVLFVSVGSLVEHYHTHVLPSHESLLLQHPYGYAGPR; encoded by the exons CTTCATGGCGTCCGAGGAGATGCACTGGCCCGTCCCTATGAAAGCCATTGGTGCCCAGAACCTGCTAACCATGCCAGGGGGCGTGGCCAAGGCTGGCTACCTGCACAAGAAGGGTGGCACCCAGCTGCAGCTGCTCAAGT GGCCCCTGCGCTTTGTCATCATCCACAAACGATGCATTTACTACTTCAAGAGCAGCACGTCCGCCTCCCCGCAGGGTGCCTTCTCGCTGAGCGGCTACAACCG GGTGATGCGAGCGGCTGAGGAGACAACGTCCAACAATGTCTTCCCCTTCAAGATTGTCCACATCAGCAAGAAGCACCGCACATGgttcttctctgcttcctctgagGACGAACGCAAG AGCTGGATGGCCTTGCTGCGCAGGGAGATTGGCCATTTCCACGAGAAGAAGGAGCTGCCCCCGGAAGCCAG CGACTCCAGCTCAGACACAGACAGCTTCTACGGCGCAGTTGAGCGGCCTGTGGACATCAGCCTCTCTCAGTACCCCACAGACAATGAAG aCTATGAGCATGACGATGAGGACGACTCGTACATGGAGCCTGACTCCCCTGAGCCCGTGAAGCCCGAAG ATGCCCTGACCCACCCGCCAGCCTACCCGCCACCTCCTGTGCCCACGCCCAGGAAGCCAGCCTTCTCTGACGTGCCCCGTGCCCACTCCTTCATCTCAAAGGGCCTGGGCCCTctgctgccacccccaccccctaagCGTGGTGTCTCTGATGCTGGCCCAGCCCTCGAGGACTCGAAGAGGGAACTGCCGGGCCTGAGGCGGGCTGAGCCTGGCCTCAGGGTGCCTGCTGCCTCCCGGAGGATGAGTGACCCTCCAGTGGGCAGCCTGCCCACTgtgcccagcctccagaaatCCCCTTGCTTCCGTGAGAGCAccagccccagcccagagccTCGGGTccccagccatggggccagctctgcCTCTAGCGCTGCTACCACGGCCACTGTTGCCTCCAAGAACTGTGACAAGCTCAAGTCCTTCCACCTGTCCCCCCGGGGGCTGTCCACGTCCGAGCCCCCACCGGTGCCAGCCAACAAGCCCAAGTTCCTGAAAATGACTGAAGAGGCCCCCCCGAGGGAGGCAGCCAAGCCCGGACTCTTTGTGCCCCCTGTGGCCCCCAGGCCTCCTGCACTGAAGCTGCCTATGCCCGAGACCACAGCCAGGCCCGCAGTCCTGCCCAGGCCAGAgaagccacccctcccccacctcca GCGGTCGCCCCCCGATGGGCAGAGTTTCAGGAGCTTCTCCTTTGAAAAACCCCGGCGGCCCTCGCAGGTTGACACCACGCGTGCTGACACTGGTGGGGATGACTCTGATGAAGACTATGAGAAG GTGCCACTGCCTAACTCGGTCTTTGTCAACACCACAGAATCCTGTGAAGTTGAAAG GTTATTCAAAGCCACGAACCCCCGGGGAGAGCCCCAGGATGGACTCTATTGCATCCGGAACTCCTCCACTAAGTCGGGGAAG GTTCTGGTCGTGTGGGACGAAACCTTTGACAAGGTGAGGAACTACCGCATCTTTGAGAAG GACTCTAAATTCTACCTGGAGAGCGAGGTCCTGTTTGTGAGTGTGGGCAGCCTGGTGGAACACTACCACACCCACGTGCTGCCCAGCCACGAGAGCCTGCTGCTGCAGCACCCCTACGGCTACGCTGGGCCCAGGTGA
- the SH3BP2 gene encoding SH3 domain-binding protein 2 isoform X3: MASLGSRTPTPNASPGRRRAMCWVSAISFMASEEMHWPVPMKAIGAQNLLTMPGGVAKAGYLHKKGGTQLQLLKWPLRFVIIHKRCIYYFKSSTSASPQGAFSLSGYNRVMRAAEETTSNNVFPFKIVHISKKHRTWFFSASSEDERKSWMALLRREIGHFHEKKELPPEASDSSSDTDSFYGAVERPVDISLSQYPTDNEDYEHDDEDDSYMEPDSPEPVKPEDALTHPPAYPPPPVPTPRKPAFSDVPRAHSFISKGLGPLLPPPPPKRGVSDAGPALEDSKRELPGLRRAEPGLRVPAASRRMSDPPVGSLPTVPSLQKSPCFRESTSPSPEPRVPSHGASSASSAATTATVASKNCDKLKSFHLSPRGLSTSEPPPVPANKPKFLKMTEEAPPREAAKPGLFVPPVAPRPPALKLPMPETTARPAVLPRPEKPPLPHLQRSPPDGQSFRSFSFEKPRRPSQVDTTRADTGGDDSDEDYEKVPLPNSVFVNTTESCEVERLFKATNPRGEPQDGLYCIRNSSTKSGKVLVVWDETFDKVRNYRIFEKDSKFYLESEVLFVSVGSLVEHYHTHVLPSHESLLLQHPYGYAGPR; encoded by the exons CTTCATGGCGTCCGAGGAGATGCACTGGCCCGTCCCTATGAAAGCCATTGGTGCCCAGAACCTGCTAACCATGCCAGGGGGCGTGGCCAAGGCTGGCTACCTGCACAAGAAGGGTGGCACCCAGCTGCAGCTGCTCAAGT GGCCCCTGCGCTTTGTCATCATCCACAAACGATGCATTTACTACTTCAAGAGCAGCACGTCCGCCTCCCCGCAGGGTGCCTTCTCGCTGAGCGGCTACAACCG GGTGATGCGAGCGGCTGAGGAGACAACGTCCAACAATGTCTTCCCCTTCAAGATTGTCCACATCAGCAAGAAGCACCGCACATGgttcttctctgcttcctctgagGACGAACGCAAG AGCTGGATGGCCTTGCTGCGCAGGGAGATTGGCCATTTCCACGAGAAGAAGGAGCTGCCCCCGGAAGCCAG CGACTCCAGCTCAGACACAGACAGCTTCTACGGCGCAGTTGAGCGGCCTGTGGACATCAGCCTCTCTCAGTACCCCACAGACAATGAAG aCTATGAGCATGACGATGAGGACGACTCGTACATGGAGCCTGACTCCCCTGAGCCCGTGAAGCCCGAAG ATGCCCTGACCCACCCGCCAGCCTACCCGCCACCTCCTGTGCCCACGCCCAGGAAGCCAGCCTTCTCTGACGTGCCCCGTGCCCACTCCTTCATCTCAAAGGGCCTGGGCCCTctgctgccacccccaccccctaagCGTGGTGTCTCTGATGCTGGCCCAGCCCTCGAGGACTCGAAGAGGGAACTGCCGGGCCTGAGGCGGGCTGAGCCTGGCCTCAGGGTGCCTGCTGCCTCCCGGAGGATGAGTGACCCTCCAGTGGGCAGCCTGCCCACTgtgcccagcctccagaaatCCCCTTGCTTCCGTGAGAGCAccagccccagcccagagccTCGGGTccccagccatggggccagctctgcCTCTAGCGCTGCTACCACGGCCACTGTTGCCTCCAAGAACTGTGACAAGCTCAAGTCCTTCCACCTGTCCCCCCGGGGGCTGTCCACGTCCGAGCCCCCACCGGTGCCAGCCAACAAGCCCAAGTTCCTGAAAATGACTGAAGAGGCCCCCCCGAGGGAGGCAGCCAAGCCCGGACTCTTTGTGCCCCCTGTGGCCCCCAGGCCTCCTGCACTGAAGCTGCCTATGCCCGAGACCACAGCCAGGCCCGCAGTCCTGCCCAGGCCAGAgaagccacccctcccccacctcca GCGGTCGCCCCCCGATGGGCAGAGTTTCAGGAGCTTCTCCTTTGAAAAACCCCGGCGGCCCTCGCAGGTTGACACCACGCGTGCTGACACTGGTGGGGATGACTCTGATGAAGACTATGAGAAG GTGCCACTGCCTAACTCGGTCTTTGTCAACACCACAGAATCCTGTGAAGTTGAAAG GTTATTCAAAGCCACGAACCCCCGGGGAGAGCCCCAGGATGGACTCTATTGCATCCGGAACTCCTCCACTAAGTCGGGGAAG GTTCTGGTCGTGTGGGACGAAACCTTTGACAAGGTGAGGAACTACCGCATCTTTGAGAAG GACTCTAAATTCTACCTGGAGAGCGAGGTCCTGTTTGTGAGTGTGGGCAGCCTGGTGGAACACTACCACACCCACGTGCTGCCCAGCCACGAGAGCCTGCTGCTGCAGCACCCCTACGGCTACGCTGGGCCCAGGTGA
- the SH3BP2 gene encoding SH3 domain-binding protein 2 isoform X4: MASEEMHWPVPMKAIGAQNLLTMPGGVAKAGYLHKKGGTQLQLLKWPLRFVIIHKRCIYYFKSSTSASPQGAFSLSGYNRVMRAAEETTSNNVFPFKIVHISKKHRTWFFSASSEDERKSWMALLRREIGHFHEKKELPPEASDSSSDTDSFYGAVERPVDISLSQYPTDNEDYEHDDEDDSYMEPDSPEPVKPEDALTHPPAYPPPPVPTPRKPAFSDVPRAHSFISKGLGPLLPPPPPKRGVSDAGPALEDSKRELPGLRRAEPGLRVPAASRRMSDPPVGSLPTVPSLQKSPCFRESTSPSPEPRVPSHGASSASSAATTATVASKNCDKLKSFHLSPRGLSTSEPPPVPANKPKFLKMTEEAPPREAAKPGLFVPPVAPRPPALKLPMPETTARPAVLPRPEKPPLPHLQRSPPDGQSFRSFSFEKPRRPSQVDTTRADTGGDDSDEDYEKVPLPNSVFVNTTESCEVERLFKATNPRGEPQDGLYCIRNSSTKSGKVLVVWDETFDKVRNYRIFEKDSKFYLESEVLFVSVGSLVEHYHTHVLPSHESLLLQHPYGYAGPR, encoded by the exons ATGGCGTCCGAGGAGATGCACTGGCCCGTCCCTATGAAAGCCATTGGTGCCCAGAACCTGCTAACCATGCCAGGGGGCGTGGCCAAGGCTGGCTACCTGCACAAGAAGGGTGGCACCCAGCTGCAGCTGCTCAAGT GGCCCCTGCGCTTTGTCATCATCCACAAACGATGCATTTACTACTTCAAGAGCAGCACGTCCGCCTCCCCGCAGGGTGCCTTCTCGCTGAGCGGCTACAACCG GGTGATGCGAGCGGCTGAGGAGACAACGTCCAACAATGTCTTCCCCTTCAAGATTGTCCACATCAGCAAGAAGCACCGCACATGgttcttctctgcttcctctgagGACGAACGCAAG AGCTGGATGGCCTTGCTGCGCAGGGAGATTGGCCATTTCCACGAGAAGAAGGAGCTGCCCCCGGAAGCCAG CGACTCCAGCTCAGACACAGACAGCTTCTACGGCGCAGTTGAGCGGCCTGTGGACATCAGCCTCTCTCAGTACCCCACAGACAATGAAG aCTATGAGCATGACGATGAGGACGACTCGTACATGGAGCCTGACTCCCCTGAGCCCGTGAAGCCCGAAG ATGCCCTGACCCACCCGCCAGCCTACCCGCCACCTCCTGTGCCCACGCCCAGGAAGCCAGCCTTCTCTGACGTGCCCCGTGCCCACTCCTTCATCTCAAAGGGCCTGGGCCCTctgctgccacccccaccccctaagCGTGGTGTCTCTGATGCTGGCCCAGCCCTCGAGGACTCGAAGAGGGAACTGCCGGGCCTGAGGCGGGCTGAGCCTGGCCTCAGGGTGCCTGCTGCCTCCCGGAGGATGAGTGACCCTCCAGTGGGCAGCCTGCCCACTgtgcccagcctccagaaatCCCCTTGCTTCCGTGAGAGCAccagccccagcccagagccTCGGGTccccagccatggggccagctctgcCTCTAGCGCTGCTACCACGGCCACTGTTGCCTCCAAGAACTGTGACAAGCTCAAGTCCTTCCACCTGTCCCCCCGGGGGCTGTCCACGTCCGAGCCCCCACCGGTGCCAGCCAACAAGCCCAAGTTCCTGAAAATGACTGAAGAGGCCCCCCCGAGGGAGGCAGCCAAGCCCGGACTCTTTGTGCCCCCTGTGGCCCCCAGGCCTCCTGCACTGAAGCTGCCTATGCCCGAGACCACAGCCAGGCCCGCAGTCCTGCCCAGGCCAGAgaagccacccctcccccacctcca GCGGTCGCCCCCCGATGGGCAGAGTTTCAGGAGCTTCTCCTTTGAAAAACCCCGGCGGCCCTCGCAGGTTGACACCACGCGTGCTGACACTGGTGGGGATGACTCTGATGAAGACTATGAGAAG GTGCCACTGCCTAACTCGGTCTTTGTCAACACCACAGAATCCTGTGAAGTTGAAAG GTTATTCAAAGCCACGAACCCCCGGGGAGAGCCCCAGGATGGACTCTATTGCATCCGGAACTCCTCCACTAAGTCGGGGAAG GTTCTGGTCGTGTGGGACGAAACCTTTGACAAGGTGAGGAACTACCGCATCTTTGAGAAG GACTCTAAATTCTACCTGGAGAGCGAGGTCCTGTTTGTGAGTGTGGGCAGCCTGGTGGAACACTACCACACCCACGTGCTGCCCAGCCACGAGAGCCTGCTGCTGCAGCACCCCTACGGCTACGCTGGGCCCAGGTGA
- the SH3BP2 gene encoding SH3 domain-binding protein 2 isoform X1 gives MAGAGLRPGSWGRREAGAGDEAAAWAPGPGPCRCAQGRRARAAPRKPAVPAAWTPFMASEEMHWPVPMKAIGAQNLLTMPGGVAKAGYLHKKGGTQLQLLKWPLRFVIIHKRCIYYFKSSTSASPQGAFSLSGYNRVMRAAEETTSNNVFPFKIVHISKKHRTWFFSASSEDERKSWMALLRREIGHFHEKKELPPEASDSSSDTDSFYGAVERPVDISLSQYPTDNEDYEHDDEDDSYMEPDSPEPVKPEDALTHPPAYPPPPVPTPRKPAFSDVPRAHSFISKGLGPLLPPPPPKRGVSDAGPALEDSKRELPGLRRAEPGLRVPAASRRMSDPPVGSLPTVPSLQKSPCFRESTSPSPEPRVPSHGASSASSAATTATVASKNCDKLKSFHLSPRGLSTSEPPPVPANKPKFLKMTEEAPPREAAKPGLFVPPVAPRPPALKLPMPETTARPAVLPRPEKPPLPHLQRSPPDGQSFRSFSFEKPRRPSQVDTTRADTGGDDSDEDYEKVPLPNSVFVNTTESCEVERLFKATNPRGEPQDGLYCIRNSSTKSGKVLVVWDETFDKVRNYRIFEKDSKFYLESEVLFVSVGSLVEHYHTHVLPSHESLLLQHPYGYAGPR, from the exons ATGGCGGGCGCGGGGCTGCGGCCCGGGAGCTGGGGCCGGCGGGAGGCGGGCGCCGGGGACGAGGCGGCGGCCTGGGCGCCCGGCCCGGGGCCTTGTCGGTGCGCGCAAGGGAGGCGGGCGCGGGCCGCCCCCCGGAAGCCGGCCGTGCCTGCCGCGTGGACGCC CTTCATGGCGTCCGAGGAGATGCACTGGCCCGTCCCTATGAAAGCCATTGGTGCCCAGAACCTGCTAACCATGCCAGGGGGCGTGGCCAAGGCTGGCTACCTGCACAAGAAGGGTGGCACCCAGCTGCAGCTGCTCAAGT GGCCCCTGCGCTTTGTCATCATCCACAAACGATGCATTTACTACTTCAAGAGCAGCACGTCCGCCTCCCCGCAGGGTGCCTTCTCGCTGAGCGGCTACAACCG GGTGATGCGAGCGGCTGAGGAGACAACGTCCAACAATGTCTTCCCCTTCAAGATTGTCCACATCAGCAAGAAGCACCGCACATGgttcttctctgcttcctctgagGACGAACGCAAG AGCTGGATGGCCTTGCTGCGCAGGGAGATTGGCCATTTCCACGAGAAGAAGGAGCTGCCCCCGGAAGCCAG CGACTCCAGCTCAGACACAGACAGCTTCTACGGCGCAGTTGAGCGGCCTGTGGACATCAGCCTCTCTCAGTACCCCACAGACAATGAAG aCTATGAGCATGACGATGAGGACGACTCGTACATGGAGCCTGACTCCCCTGAGCCCGTGAAGCCCGAAG ATGCCCTGACCCACCCGCCAGCCTACCCGCCACCTCCTGTGCCCACGCCCAGGAAGCCAGCCTTCTCTGACGTGCCCCGTGCCCACTCCTTCATCTCAAAGGGCCTGGGCCCTctgctgccacccccaccccctaagCGTGGTGTCTCTGATGCTGGCCCAGCCCTCGAGGACTCGAAGAGGGAACTGCCGGGCCTGAGGCGGGCTGAGCCTGGCCTCAGGGTGCCTGCTGCCTCCCGGAGGATGAGTGACCCTCCAGTGGGCAGCCTGCCCACTgtgcccagcctccagaaatCCCCTTGCTTCCGTGAGAGCAccagccccagcccagagccTCGGGTccccagccatggggccagctctgcCTCTAGCGCTGCTACCACGGCCACTGTTGCCTCCAAGAACTGTGACAAGCTCAAGTCCTTCCACCTGTCCCCCCGGGGGCTGTCCACGTCCGAGCCCCCACCGGTGCCAGCCAACAAGCCCAAGTTCCTGAAAATGACTGAAGAGGCCCCCCCGAGGGAGGCAGCCAAGCCCGGACTCTTTGTGCCCCCTGTGGCCCCCAGGCCTCCTGCACTGAAGCTGCCTATGCCCGAGACCACAGCCAGGCCCGCAGTCCTGCCCAGGCCAGAgaagccacccctcccccacctcca GCGGTCGCCCCCCGATGGGCAGAGTTTCAGGAGCTTCTCCTTTGAAAAACCCCGGCGGCCCTCGCAGGTTGACACCACGCGTGCTGACACTGGTGGGGATGACTCTGATGAAGACTATGAGAAG GTGCCACTGCCTAACTCGGTCTTTGTCAACACCACAGAATCCTGTGAAGTTGAAAG GTTATTCAAAGCCACGAACCCCCGGGGAGAGCCCCAGGATGGACTCTATTGCATCCGGAACTCCTCCACTAAGTCGGGGAAG GTTCTGGTCGTGTGGGACGAAACCTTTGACAAGGTGAGGAACTACCGCATCTTTGAGAAG GACTCTAAATTCTACCTGGAGAGCGAGGTCCTGTTTGTGAGTGTGGGCAGCCTGGTGGAACACTACCACACCCACGTGCTGCCCAGCCACGAGAGCCTGCTGCTGCAGCACCCCTACGGCTACGCTGGGCCCAGGTGA